The Nitrosopumilus cobalaminigenes genome contains a region encoding:
- a CDS encoding PINc/VapC family ATPase → MSKIVSDTSVIINGQLLSQIESGAVRNSEIIIPQAVFDELQSQASKKREQGFVGLEKIRKLKLLSGSHGLTVIVGGSHPTSDDVKLASSGRIDSLIVDMAKQNNAILYTSDRVQHLVAQAEDVETVFLKSEIKNESLEFLKFFDSETMSIHLKENQCPLAKKGKPGEFVLTKLNDELLSKDYLEMMSSQILDLVNVYDSSTLEISKTGASVVQHEDYRIAITYPPFSESFEITIVHPIVKMSLDDYTISEKLMERFSDSAEGIVISGSPGSGKSTLASGLANFYNNKGKIVKTFESPRDLQVDSGITQYSKLDGSFDNSADILLLVRPDYTIFDEVRRREDFTTFADLRLTGVGMVGVVHANSPLDAIQRFIGKIELGIIPNVLDTVVFVKDGGIQKVYDLELKVKVPTGMTESDLARPVIEIRNFEDNTLEHEIYTFGEENVIVPVGKKTEKIGIEKLAEDKIKETFRQYDPRAEVEILTDNRVKVMVDEQYIASIIGRGGSNINDIEKLLNVHIDVVEKTSNDISMTSNDLPFSFSESKTALLLTVNRDFTAMHADIYANEKFIASVRIGKKGQIKIPKRSDVARNLMDLTSSQNEIKIFLKDF, encoded by the coding sequence TTGTCAAAAATTGTATCTGATACTAGTGTAATAATTAACGGTCAACTTTTATCCCAAATTGAATCTGGTGCCGTCAGAAATTCTGAAATCATTATCCCTCAAGCTGTTTTTGATGAGCTTCAATCACAGGCATCTAAAAAAAGAGAACAAGGATTTGTCGGTCTTGAGAAAATTAGAAAATTAAAATTATTATCTGGAAGTCATGGGTTAACTGTAATTGTCGGTGGGTCTCATCCAACTTCTGATGATGTGAAACTTGCAAGCAGTGGTAGAATTGATTCACTAATTGTTGATATGGCCAAACAAAATAATGCAATTTTATACACTTCTGATCGTGTGCAACATTTAGTTGCACAGGCTGAAGATGTTGAAACTGTTTTCTTAAAATCTGAAATAAAGAATGAGTCTTTAGAATTTCTCAAATTCTTTGATTCAGAAACTATGAGCATACATCTTAAGGAGAATCAGTGTCCCTTGGCCAAAAAAGGCAAACCCGGAGAATTTGTTTTAACAAAATTAAACGATGAACTTCTTTCAAAAGATTATTTGGAAATGATGTCCTCTCAAATTTTAGATCTTGTAAATGTGTATGATTCTAGCACTTTGGAAATATCAAAAACTGGTGCATCTGTAGTTCAACATGAAGACTATCGAATTGCAATTACCTATCCTCCTTTTTCAGAATCTTTTGAAATAACCATAGTTCATCCAATTGTAAAAATGTCTCTTGATGATTACACTATATCTGAAAAATTAATGGAAAGATTTTCTGATAGTGCAGAAGGTATTGTAATTTCTGGTTCACCCGGCTCTGGAAAAAGTACGTTGGCATCTGGCCTTGCAAATTTTTATAACAACAAAGGAAAAATTGTTAAAACATTTGAATCTCCACGTGATTTGCAAGTTGATTCTGGAATAACACAGTACAGTAAACTAGATGGAAGTTTTGATAACTCTGCAGATATTTTATTACTTGTCCGGCCTGATTATACTATTTTTGATGAAGTAAGAAGACGGGAAGATTTTACCACCTTTGCTGATTTGAGATTAACTGGAGTTGGAATGGTTGGTGTTGTACATGCAAATTCTCCCTTGGATGCAATTCAGCGCTTCATTGGAAAAATTGAACTAGGAATTATTCCTAATGTTTTGGATACTGTGGTTTTCGTAAAAGATGGAGGAATTCAAAAAGTCTATGACTTGGAATTAAAGGTTAAAGTTCCTACTGGGATGACTGAATCTGATTTAGCAAGACCTGTAATAGAAATTAGAAATTTTGAAGACAATACACTAGAACATGAAATTTACACTTTTGGTGAGGAAAATGTCATTGTACCCGTAGGTAAAAAAACAGAAAAAATAGGAATTGAAAAACTTGCTGAGGATAAAATTAAAGAAACTTTCAGACAATATGACCCACGCGCAGAAGTTGAAATTTTAACTGATAATCGTGTCAAAGTCATGGTTGACGAACAATACATTGCATCAATCATTGGTAGAGGTGGTTCAAACATTAATGATATTGAAAAATTACTCAATGTACACATTGATGTTGTTGAAAAAACATCTAATGATATTTCAATGACTTCAAATGATTTACCCTTTAGTTTTTCAGAATCCAAAACGGCATTGCTTTTAACTGTAAATAGAGATTTTACAGCAATGCATGCTGATATCTATGCAAATGAAAAATTCATTGCATCAGTTAGGATTGGAAAGAAAGGACAAATTAAAATTCCAAAACGTTCTGATGTTGCACGAAACTTGATGGATTTAACATCTTCTCAAAATGAAATCAAAATTTTCCTTAAAGATTTTTAA
- a CDS encoding DUF192 domain-containing protein, whose amino-acid sequence MTTRAQALIPITIAAVIIGVIGMLTLPSDSKLESVEFPRGTILVDDVALEVQIADSEPRRVRGLMFQDQLPPDQGMIFVFKEPGLYSLWMLNMQFPLDMIWFDLDGNVVHIEKNVPPCKTALEITTCQSVVPDDDASYILEVTSGFIDQNNITKDSKLTIISI is encoded by the coding sequence ATGACTACTCGTGCACAAGCATTAATCCCAATTACGATTGCTGCTGTAATTATTGGTGTTATTGGAATGCTTACTCTTCCAAGTGACAGTAAACTTGAATCTGTTGAATTTCCACGAGGAACGATATTGGTTGATGATGTTGCGCTTGAAGTTCAAATTGCAGATTCTGAACCAAGACGTGTACGTGGATTAATGTTTCAAGATCAATTGCCTCCTGATCAAGGAATGATTTTTGTTTTCAAGGAACCTGGGTTGTATTCTTTATGGATGCTTAACATGCAATTTCCTTTGGATATGATTTGGTTTGATCTTGATGGAAATGTTGTACATATTGAAAAAAATGTACCTCCTTGCAAAACTGCATTAGAAATTACTACTTGTCAGAGTGTTGTACCTGATGATGACGCATCGTATATTCTTGAAGTGACATCTGGATTTATAGATCAAAACAATATCACAAAAGATTCTAAATTAACAATTATCTCTATTTGA
- a CDS encoding metal-dependent transcriptional regulator: MKSKNYKRLDSIKAAHQSERTRSSTRMEDYLEIISELVELKGYATTLDISRYMNVSAPSVTKMLQRLDENGFLEYEKYHGINLTNKGIKIAEGIRQKHGILLEFFEILGVGYDTANQDTEGIEHHLNPKTIKQLRKFITFLKANPKIIDNFKNL, from the coding sequence ATGAAGTCTAAAAATTACAAAAGACTAGATTCAATCAAAGCTGCACATCAATCAGAGAGAACACGTTCAAGTACAAGAATGGAAGATTATTTGGAAATAATTTCAGAATTAGTTGAGTTAAAAGGATATGCAACAACATTAGACATTTCAAGATACATGAATGTTAGTGCACCCAGTGTTACCAAAATGCTTCAAAGATTGGATGAAAATGGGTTTTTGGAATATGAGAAATATCACGGAATAAATCTAACAAATAAAGGAATCAAAATTGCAGAAGGGATTAGACAAAAACACGGAATATTGTTAGAATTTTTTGAAATCTTAGGAGTTGGATATGATACTGCAAACCAAGATACAGAAGGGATAGAACATCACCTAAACCCAAAAACAATCAAACAATTAAGAAAATTTATTACTTTTCTAAAAGCAAATCCAAAAATTATCGATAATTTTAAAAATCTTTAA
- a CDS encoding sulfite exporter TauE/SafE family protein gives MIDQLWLIVLGFGAGILGSMIGLGGGIIVVPVLTFLGFSPTVAASNSLFAALSNATASTISYSKQKRIDYSLGIKLGLLSIPGTVLGAIVSTDIAPDLFKILFGFVLIASAAYIFLRKQIETKEKIISKQIMIFAIGASFFAGVISSFFGIGGGIVFVPLMVVGMGMAMKKAAPTSQLILLFASFSGVVVHSLLGHPDFIQAGLLAIGSFIGGLVGARLSIDVKERYLQILVSVVILIAAAKLFIDSMSVNISLGF, from the coding sequence ATGATTGATCAACTATGGCTTATTGTATTAGGATTTGGTGCAGGAATTCTAGGTTCTATGATTGGTCTTGGTGGTGGAATAATTGTTGTTCCTGTTTTAACATTTTTGGGGTTTTCACCAACAGTTGCAGCAAGTAATAGTTTGTTTGCTGCATTAAGTAATGCTACTGCATCTACAATTTCATATTCCAAACAAAAACGAATTGATTACTCTTTGGGTATTAAACTTGGATTACTTTCAATACCTGGTACTGTTTTAGGTGCAATTGTTTCTACTGACATTGCACCTGATCTTTTTAAAATTTTATTTGGATTTGTATTAATTGCATCTGCAGCATATATTTTTCTCCGGAAACAAATTGAAACTAAAGAAAAAATAATTTCAAAACAAATAATGATTTTTGCTATAGGTGCCAGTTTCTTTGCAGGCGTTATTTCTTCTTTCTTTGGAATTGGTGGTGGTATTGTCTTTGTTCCTTTGATGGTAGTTGGAATGGGAATGGCAATGAAAAAAGCTGCACCTACATCACAATTGATTTTATTATTTGCGTCTTTCTCTGGAGTAGTTGTACATAGTCTACTTGGGCATCCTGACTTTATTCAAGCTGGATTGTTAGCAATTGGTTCTTTTATCGGTGGACTAGTTGGTGCAAGATTATCTATTGATGTTAAGGAGAGATATTTACAAATCCTAGTCTCAGTTGTGATTTTAATTGCCGCTGCAAAATTGTTTATTGATTCCATGTCTGTAAATATTTCATTAGGATTTTAG